From a single Stigmatopora argus isolate UIUO_Sarg chromosome 4, RoL_Sarg_1.0, whole genome shotgun sequence genomic region:
- the LOC144073617 gene encoding uncharacterized protein LOC144073617 isoform X1, which produces MFKDRHQAVPYMKTDYACQCSEGFHPFAVCRSIYSQVPLQQHLCTATMATTEAMIPDHEDFEYDEETLRTTGLVLAIIMFVAGILIALNPLTVQYQRQMCPHQLFSKSNMLLKEREGGAIRIQAYNMHKSFMPVGSLPAYQ; this is translated from the exons ATGTTTAAGGATCGCCACCAGGCGGTTCCCTACATGAAGACTGACTATGCTTGTCAATGCTCAGAGGGTTTCCACCCGTTTGCAGTCTGCAGATCAATTTACTCGCAGGTACCACTTCAGCAGCATCTCTGCACAGCAACCATGGCCACTACAG AAGCAATGATTCCAGACCATGAAGACTTTGAATATG ATGAAGAAACGTTGAGGACCACAGGGCTTGTCCTCGCCATCATCATGTTTGTCGCTGGCATTTTGATAGCCTTAA ATCCTCTGACAGTCCAGTACCAAAGACAGATG TGCCCCCACCAGTTGTTTAGCAAATCCAATATGTTGTTGAAGGAAAGAGAGGGTGGTGCCATTCGAATACAAGCATACAATATGCATAAGAGTTTTATGCCTGTTGGATCTCTGCCAGCTTATCAATAA